The Polaribacter tangerinus genome has a segment encoding these proteins:
- a CDS encoding LUD domain-containing protein encodes MNFIKKLLNIPIKEDKEIQKQEVNLSLDDSFVHNFIEKGGKFLYCLKEEEIKENLQKVITENNWSDILLLEPKISSFLKGTNVQILTKLDSTTPVLTTCEHLIADNGDILFSSNQLKSRKLSELSEDFIVYATTSQLVKDTGQGLTGIKTNSKSALPTNISAIKNYGENKNDDNFLNYGNNNTKNLYLLLLEDL; translated from the coding sequence ATGAATTTTATAAAAAAGCTACTTAATATTCCAATAAAAGAAGACAAAGAAATCCAAAAGCAAGAAGTAAATTTGTCTTTGGATGACTCTTTTGTACATAATTTTATAGAAAAAGGTGGTAAATTTTTATACTGTTTAAAAGAAGAAGAAATAAAAGAAAACCTTCAAAAAGTAATAACCGAAAACAATTGGTCAGATATTTTACTTTTAGAACCTAAAATTAGCTCTTTTCTGAAAGGAACTAATGTTCAAATATTAACAAAACTAGATAGTACAACACCTGTATTAACAACTTGTGAGCACTTGATAGCAGACAACGGAGATATTCTTTTTTCTTCCAATCAATTAAAAAGCAGAAAATTGTCTGAACTATCTGAAGACTTTATTGTTTATGCAACAACCAGTCAGTTGGTTAAAGATACCGGACAAGGTTTAACAGGTATTAAAACAAATAGTAAAAGTGCGTTGCCAACAAATATTTCTGCAATTAAAAATTATGGCGAAAATAAAAACGATGATAATTTTTTAAACTACGGCAACAACAATACAAAAAACCTATATTTGCTCCTGTTAGAAGATTTATAA
- a CDS encoding TIGR01777 family oxidoreductase, which produces MANILITGGTGLVGKRLATLLSERQHQVRVLTRNPKEANEFKWNLNTHYIDEKALENLDFIIHLAGAGIADKRWSKNRKKVIIDSRVASAKLLFNKVTELGISLQGFISASGSNYYGALTSEKIFNEKDAVGKDFLGLVCKKWEDAANQFLQLNIRVAILRTGIVLSKKGGALEKMKTPVVSPLGNGNQYISWVHIDDLCFAYIKCVEENISGAYNLVSPEHHTSKSFSKLLANSIKRPYLPIGVPSFLLQLIFGELAIILLEGSRLSSHKIQNTGFSFKYESLKNALNNL; this is translated from the coding sequence ATGGCAAACATTTTAATTACGGGTGGTACAGGTTTAGTAGGAAAAAGGCTGGCTACATTATTATCTGAAAGGCAACATCAAGTTAGAGTTTTAACAAGAAACCCTAAAGAGGCAAATGAGTTTAAATGGAATTTAAACACCCATTATATTGATGAAAAAGCACTTGAAAATTTAGATTTTATAATTCATTTAGCGGGTGCTGGTATTGCGGATAAGCGTTGGTCTAAAAACCGAAAAAAGGTTATTATTGATAGTAGAGTAGCATCTGCAAAATTACTTTTTAACAAGGTTACTGAACTTGGTATTTCTTTACAAGGTTTTATTTCTGCTTCAGGTAGTAATTATTATGGCGCACTAACTTCAGAAAAAATATTTAACGAAAAAGATGCTGTAGGTAAAGACTTTTTAGGATTGGTTTGTAAGAAGTGGGAAGATGCTGCCAACCAGTTTCTACAATTAAATATTCGAGTAGCAATTTTAAGAACAGGCATTGTTTTATCTAAAAAAGGAGGCGCACTAGAGAAAATGAAAACTCCTGTAGTATCTCCATTAGGTAACGGAAATCAGTACATATCTTGGGTTCATATAGATGATTTATGTTTTGCTTATATAAAGTGTGTAGAAGAAAATATTTCAGGCGCTTATAATCTAGTATCACCAGAGCATCATACAAGTAAGAGCTTTTCTAAACTATTGGCAAACAGTATTAAAAGACCTTATTTACCAATTGGTGTTCCTAGTTTTTTATTACAGTTAATTTTTGGCGAATTAGCCATAATTCTATTAGAAGGTAGTAGGCTCTCTTCTCATAAAATTCAAAATACAGGTTTTAGCTTTAAATATGAGAGCTTAAAAAATGCTTTAAACAATCTTTAA
- a CDS encoding phosphatidylserine decarboxylase family protein: protein MIRFHKEGYKIIVITFIITIAGILLAEKFIDINWLTKAIQILCIALLIIVLQFFRNPKRITKINDNTVIAPVDGKVVVIEEVEEPEYFKDKRLQVSIFMSPINVHVTRYAMSGTIKYSKYHPGKYLVAWHPKASTENERTTVVINNSTFGDILYRQIAGALAKRIVNYATESETVIQGTDAGFIKFGSRVDLYLPLGTKLNVKLGDKVKGGTQVIANK, encoded by the coding sequence ATGATACGCTTTCATAAAGAAGGATATAAAATTATTGTAATTACCTTTATTATTACAATTGCTGGTATTTTATTGGCAGAGAAATTTATTGATATTAACTGGCTTACTAAAGCTATTCAAATACTTTGCATTGCATTATTAATAATTGTTTTACAATTTTTTAGAAATCCTAAAAGAATTACAAAAATAAACGACAATACTGTTATTGCTCCGGTAGACGGAAAAGTAGTTGTAATAGAAGAAGTAGAAGAACCAGAATATTTTAAAGATAAAAGGTTACAAGTATCTATATTTATGTCGCCTATTAACGTTCATGTTACCAGATATGCAATGAGTGGAACTATTAAATATAGTAAATATCATCCTGGTAAATATTTAGTTGCTTGGCATCCGAAGGCATCCACAGAAAATGAAAGAACAACAGTTGTTATAAACAATTCAACTTTTGGAGACATTTTGTACAGACAAATTGCGGGTGCATTAGCTAAAAGAATAGTTAATTATGCTACTGAAAGTGAAACAGTAATACAAGGAACTGATGCAGGGTTTATAAAGTTTGGGTCTCGTGTAGATTTGTATTTACCGTTAGGTACTAAATTGAATGTAAAATTAGGTGACAAAGTTAAAGGAGGAACTCAAGTAATTGCGAATAAGTAA
- a CDS encoding acyl-CoA-binding protein produces the protein MHSDLDLAFKEAFEKISDLKEAVAPDIMLKFYAYYKQANYGSSTFAFNSNGNLRNGFKANAWMQLKGMSSKEAKEKYIELANSILTSKKQ, from the coding sequence ATGCATAGTGATTTAGACTTGGCGTTTAAAGAAGCATTTGAGAAAATTTCTGACTTAAAAGAAGCGGTTGCTCCAGATATTATGTTGAAATTTTATGCCTACTACAAACAAGCAAACTATGGTAGTAGTACTTTTGCTTTTAATAGTAATGGCAATTTAAGAAATGGATTTAAAGCAAATGCTTGGATGCAACTTAAAGGAATGAGCTCTAAAGAGGCAAAAGAAAAATATATAGAACTGGCAAATTCAATATTAACAAGTAAAAAACAATAA
- a CDS encoding NUDIX hydrolase yields MLQMYKVFVNDSPIILTTSQKNENNFPTLVLEDCSLEDLFYELQENRLNGVNLYTPDLEIGWAVFNCFFVKISAAGGLVLNNAEEVLFIFRNGKWDLPKGKIEVNETIEMAAIREVEEECGIQNIKLIKPLLTTYHLYFYKQIILKETFWFLMSSDDNNTLTPQLEEGITKVSFKNNEQASIALQNSYKNILLVYDTYLKM; encoded by the coding sequence ATGCTGCAAATGTATAAAGTTTTTGTAAATGATAGCCCAATAATTTTAACAACTTCTCAAAAAAATGAGAATAATTTTCCGACCCTAGTTTTAGAAGATTGTTCTTTAGAAGACCTCTTTTATGAACTACAAGAAAACCGACTTAATGGCGTAAATTTATATACTCCTGATTTAGAGATTGGTTGGGCGGTTTTTAATTGTTTTTTTGTAAAAATTTCTGCTGCCGGCGGTCTCGTTTTAAATAATGCTGAAGAGGTTTTATTTATATTTAGAAATGGTAAATGGGATCTTCCAAAAGGTAAAATAGAGGTAAATGAAACAATAGAAATGGCCGCTATTCGAGAAGTAGAGGAGGAGTGTGGTATTCAAAACATAAAACTTATCAAGCCATTATTAACAACGTATCACCTTTATTTTTACAAACAAATTATTCTAAAAGAAACTTTTTGGTTTTTAATGTCTTCAGATGATAATAATACGCTTACTCCACAATTAGAAGAAGGCATAACAAAAGTAAGCTTTAAAAACAACGAGCAAGCATCGATTGCGTTACAAAATTCATACAAAAATATACTCTTAGTGTATGATACTTACTTGAAAATGTGA
- a CDS encoding orotate phosphoribosyltransferase → MNIEGNKVTVVKSQEDTFLFFSNLNNFEKIMPENIEKFEVDGDSFLFGLPGMPEIRLVLKEKTPFSNITLGAASSKLPFTLAAELTSISENETSVQLLFNGEFNAMMAMMIKKPLNKFVETLTTNIATL, encoded by the coding sequence ATGAATATTGAAGGAAATAAAGTTACGGTTGTAAAATCTCAAGAAGATACTTTTCTTTTTTTTAGCAATTTGAATAATTTTGAAAAAATAATGCCCGAAAATATCGAGAAATTTGAAGTTGACGGAGATTCTTTTTTATTTGGATTGCCTGGCATGCCAGAAATTCGATTAGTTCTGAAAGAAAAAACACCATTTTCAAATATTACACTAGGCGCAGCAAGCAGTAAACTTCCATTTACCTTGGCTGCAGAGTTAACTTCAATATCTGAAAATGAAACGAGTGTTCAGCTTTTATTTAATGGAGAATTTAATGCTATGATGGCAATGATGATAAAAAAACCATTGAACAAGTTTGTTGAAACACTAACCACAAACATTGCAACACTTTAA
- the rsfS gene encoding ribosome silencing factor, whose translation MANKQVNTDDLIAVIVQGIENVKGEDIQLLDLREIENTVCDYFIICSGNSNTQVSAISGAVQKFVSKEIKDKPWHVEGEVNAEWVLMDYVNVVVHVFQKHIREFYDIESLWGDAKITEIKQA comes from the coding sequence ATGGCTAACAAACAAGTTAATACAGACGATTTAATTGCTGTAATTGTTCAAGGAATTGAAAACGTTAAAGGAGAAGATATTCAATTACTAGATTTAAGAGAGATAGAAAATACCGTTTGCGATTATTTTATTATTTGCTCAGGAAACTCAAATACGCAAGTAAGTGCAATTTCTGGTGCAGTTCAAAAATTTGTAAGTAAAGAAATCAAAGACAAACCATGGCATGTAGAGGGCGAAGTCAATGCAGAATGGGTTTTAATGGATTACGTAAATGTAGTTGTACATGTATTTCAAAAGCATATTCGAGAATTTTATGATATAGAAAGCCTTTGGGGTGATGCAAAAATTACAGAAATAAAACAAGCTTAA
- a CDS encoding phosphatidate cytidylyltransferase — MRNLLKRSFSGIIYVVLFITAILVAKESYIVLIAAFSVLCVWEFLQIIKLKNIVPYLFFGMTAFLMMMRPQSYAINGILGINLISCLFLIYQLLSKKEIKYETERQKLGFTIRYLIFSLCFLLLLPFYKGEYTPYLMIAILVLIWVNDSFAFLVGKNFGKRKLFVSVSPKKTQEGFIGGFVFSLIAAYIISLLNKDFELINWIIISIILSVIGTLGDLVESKLKRQANIKDSGTIMPGHGGIFDRLDSLLFAAPFVYLYINFII; from the coding sequence ATGCGTAACCTTTTAAAAAGGAGTTTTTCTGGAATTATATATGTAGTGCTTTTTATTACAGCAATTCTTGTAGCAAAAGAGTCTTATATTGTACTTATTGCTGCTTTTAGTGTGCTTTGTGTTTGGGAATTTTTACAGATTATAAAATTAAAAAATATAGTTCCCTATTTGTTCTTTGGAATGACGGCTTTTTTAATGATGATGAGACCACAAAGCTATGCAATAAATGGTATTTTAGGTATTAATTTAATTTCTTGCTTGTTTTTAATTTATCAGCTATTATCAAAAAAAGAGATTAAATATGAAACAGAAAGACAAAAACTTGGTTTTACAATACGATACTTAATTTTCTCTTTATGCTTTTTATTACTCCTACCCTTTTATAAAGGAGAATATACTCCGTATTTAATGATAGCAATTCTCGTTTTAATTTGGGTAAATGATAGTTTTGCCTTTTTAGTAGGTAAGAATTTTGGAAAACGTAAATTATTTGTAAGTGTTTCACCTAAAAAAACGCAAGAAGGTTTTATAGGTGGCTTCGTATTCTCCCTAATAGCAGCGTACATAATTAGCTTACTTAACAAAGATTTCGAACTTATCAATTGGATTATTATTTCTATAATACTCTCTGTTATTGGAACTCTTGGAGATTTGGTGGAATCGAAATTAAAAAGACAAGCAAACATTAAAGATAGTGGTACCATAATGCCCGGACATGGTGGCATATTTGATAGACTCGACAGCTTGTTGTTTGCAGCACCCTTTGTATATTTGTATATTAACTTTATTATTTAA
- a CDS encoding YceI family protein produces the protein MKKTTILIVVCALIFNFSACKSEKKETNTDSKKSDAAFSLKKSENEINFTAYKYTEKFPVGGQFRQVKITSGGDGNSIKEAINNTEFSIPISSLFTKDSGRDYKIQKFFFGVMENTKLLSGKLSIENDSIGAATIVMNGVSNKIPFKYTINENTFAMNATMDVNNWNASKALASLNKICEALHTGSDGITKTWSEVALNIKAKF, from the coding sequence ATGAAAAAAACAACAATTTTAATAGTAGTATGTGCTTTGATTTTTAACTTTTCTGCTTGTAAATCAGAAAAAAAAGAAACAAATACCGATAGTAAAAAGAGTGATGCTGCATTTTCTTTAAAAAAATCAGAAAATGAAATTAATTTTACTGCTTATAAATACACAGAGAAATTTCCTGTTGGCGGGCAATTCAGACAAGTTAAAATTACTTCTGGTGGAGATGGAAACTCTATAAAAGAAGCAATAAACAATACCGAGTTCTCTATTCCTATTAGCAGCTTATTTACGAAAGATTCTGGTAGAGACTATAAAATTCAGAAGTTTTTCTTTGGTGTTATGGAAAACACTAAATTACTATCAGGAAAATTATCCATAGAAAATGATTCTATTGGTGCAGCTACAATAGTTATGAATGGTGTTTCAAATAAGATACCTTTTAAATATACTATTAATGAAAACACCTTTGCTATGAATGCAACTATGGATGTAAATAACTGGAACGCCTCTAAAGCTCTTGCATCTCTTAACAAAATTTGCGAAGCACTACATACAGGTTCAGATGGTATTACAAAAACATGGAGCGAGGTAGCATTAAATATAAAAGCTAAATTTTAA
- a CDS encoding SulP family inorganic anion transporter — translation MTNFIKKITPNAKDDVLAGITVSLAMIPEVVAFAFVAQIDPLVALSGAFIIGLITAIFGGRPGLISGAAGAVAVIFVSMIADGHTKGMLFDTPVDNMGYFYLLACVILMGLIQILAGVFKIGKFVRLIPHSVMMGFVNGLAIVIFWAQVKMFSHKQLQVSSDGVKNYVSTFMQGTELYTMIGLVALTMGIIWVLPKITKKIPASLTAILITTFVVVVSGLEVSTVGSYIIEGGGTGLKGEFPTPNTELWQYLPFNLDTLLFILPYAFLAASVGLIESLMTMNLVDELTETRGNGNRECVAQGAGNILSGLFGGTGGCGMIGQTVININAGGRGRLSGIMMALTLLTFILFTDKLIEQVPIAALVGVMFMMVIETFAWSSFRILKKIPTSDAFVLITVSAVTVIFDLAIAVFVGVIISALAFAWENAKKIRARKRYREDGTKIYEIWGPLFFGSIAAFNEKFDVKSDPEFVEIDFVEARVSDHSAIEAIFALVEKYQAAGKKIALKHLSEDCKILLHKASPVFKDIIIDDIDDPRYHLAANPEDFPKPLGEYKF, via the coding sequence ATGACAAATTTTATCAAAAAAATTACACCAAACGCAAAAGATGATGTTTTAGCAGGAATTACCGTATCATTAGCAATGATACCAGAGGTAGTTGCTTTCGCATTTGTAGCACAAATAGATCCTTTAGTAGCACTTTCCGGTGCTTTTATTATAGGACTGATTACAGCTATTTTTGGGGGGAGACCTGGGCTTATTTCTGGCGCAGCTGGTGCGGTAGCGGTAATTTTTGTAAGTATGATAGCAGATGGGCACACCAAAGGAATGCTCTTTGATACACCTGTTGATAATATGGGATATTTTTACCTGCTAGCATGTGTTATTTTAATGGGACTGATACAAATTTTAGCAGGTGTTTTTAAAATCGGAAAGTTTGTTCGTTTAATTCCGCATTCTGTAATGATGGGATTCGTAAACGGTTTGGCAATTGTAATTTTTTGGGCTCAAGTAAAAATGTTTTCTCACAAGCAATTGCAGGTTTCTTCAGACGGTGTAAAAAATTATGTGAGCACATTTATGCAAGGTACCGAACTTTATACAATGATTGGTTTAGTGGCTTTAACTATGGGTATTATTTGGGTGTTGCCAAAAATAACAAAAAAAATACCAGCCTCTTTAACTGCAATTTTAATTACAACTTTTGTAGTGGTAGTATCTGGTTTAGAGGTTTCTACTGTAGGTTCTTATATAATTGAAGGTGGAGGAACAGGTTTAAAAGGAGAGTTTCCAACTCCAAATACAGAATTATGGCAATATTTGCCATTTAACTTAGACACTTTACTTTTTATTTTGCCATATGCATTTTTGGCAGCCTCTGTAGGCTTAATCGAATCTTTAATGACTATGAATTTAGTAGATGAGCTTACAGAAACTAGAGGAAATGGGAATAGAGAATGTGTAGCGCAAGGAGCAGGTAATATTTTAAGTGGTCTGTTTGGGGGCACAGGAGGATGTGGAATGATTGGGCAGACTGTAATTAACATAAATGCCGGTGGTAGAGGAAGGCTTTCTGGTATTATGATGGCTTTAACTCTCTTAACGTTTATTCTTTTTACAGATAAATTGATAGAGCAAGTACCAATTGCAGCGTTGGTTGGTGTAATGTTTATGATGGTTATAGAAACATTTGCTTGGTCTAGTTTTAGAATTTTAAAGAAGATACCAACCTCAGATGCGTTTGTATTAATTACGGTTTCTGCTGTAACAGTAATATTTGATTTGGCAATTGCTGTTTTTGTGGGAGTGATTATTTCTGCCCTAGCTTTTGCTTGGGAAAATGCAAAGAAAATTAGAGCAAGAAAGCGTTACAGAGAAGATGGAACTAAAATATACGAAATTTGGGGACCATTATTTTTCGGAAGTATTGCAGCTTTTAATGAAAAATTTGATGTAAAATCTGATCCAGAATTTGTAGAAATAGATTTTGTGGAGGCAAGAGTTTCAGACCATTCTGCTATTGAGGCTATTTTTGCATTGGTAGAAAAATATCAGGCAGCTGGTAAAAAAATAGCTTTAAAGCATTTAAGTGAAGATTGTAAAATTTTATTGCACAAAGCTTCGCCTGTTTTTAAAGATATAATTATAGATGATATTGATGACCCTAGATACCATTTAGCTGCAAATCCAGAAGATTTTCCAAAACCTTTGGGAGAGTATAAGTTTTAG
- the ftsH gene encoding ATP-dependent zinc metalloprotease FtsH — protein MKDSNKDNNNNAPKFKFNAYWIYGAVFLLLIGFQFFSSGDLASKKISKNEFFEVLNENDIAKIYVINKSVAEIYIKDESLKKAKYQKLINNTFYRKGAPLYEYNFGDQKYFEETVDKLRTENDLDFIYDNKDRTSFLDTFISFLPFIILIAIWLFFMRRMSGGGAGAGGGGQIFSIGKSKAKLFDKDTKVKTTFENVAGLEGAKEEVQEIVDFLKNPDKYTSLGGKIPKGALLVGPPGTGKTLLAKAVAGEAGVPFFSLSGSDFVEMFVGVGASRVRDLFKQAAQKSPSIIFIDEIDAIGRARGKNSMTGGNDERENTLNQLLTEMDGFGTDTNVIVIAATNRADVLDSALMRAGRFDRQIYVDLPNINERKEIFDVHIKPLKLADDVNVEFLAQQTPGFSGADIANMCNESALIAARNGKQSIHHQDFLDAVDRIVGGLEKKNKVITPKEKKVIAFHEAGHATISWMLEHAAPLVKVTIVPRGQSLGAAWYLPAERMIVQTEQMLDEMCATLGGRAAEKIIFNKISTGALSDLEKVTKQARAMVTVYGLNDQVGNITYYDSSGNDSFVKPYSEDTAKTIDGEISKMIEAQYDRALEILEKNKEKLTTLAELLLEKEVIFKDDLEKIFGKRPFEEEVIEKKSKIIEEKEDIAPVAETPEE, from the coding sequence ATGAAAGATTCTAACAAAGACAACAACAATAATGCTCCTAAATTTAAGTTTAATGCTTACTGGATTTATGGTGCTGTATTTTTACTACTAATTGGTTTTCAGTTTTTTAGTAGTGGTGATTTAGCTTCTAAAAAAATATCAAAAAATGAATTTTTTGAAGTTTTAAATGAAAACGATATTGCAAAAATTTATGTAATAAACAAAAGTGTAGCTGAAATATACATAAAAGATGAATCACTAAAAAAAGCAAAATATCAAAAATTAATCAATAATACATTTTACAGAAAGGGAGCTCCTTTGTATGAGTATAATTTTGGTGATCAGAAATACTTTGAAGAAACAGTAGATAAACTAAGAACAGAAAATGACCTAGATTTTATTTACGATAATAAGGACAGAACTAGCTTTCTAGATACATTTATTAGCTTTTTACCTTTTATTATACTAATAGCAATTTGGCTGTTTTTTATGAGAAGAATGTCTGGCGGTGGTGCTGGTGCTGGTGGAGGTGGACAAATTTTTAGTATCGGAAAATCGAAAGCAAAATTATTTGACAAAGACACAAAGGTAAAGACTACATTCGAAAATGTAGCAGGCTTAGAAGGTGCAAAAGAAGAAGTGCAAGAAATTGTGGACTTTCTAAAAAACCCAGACAAATATACTTCATTAGGAGGTAAAATTCCTAAAGGAGCATTATTAGTTGGACCTCCAGGTACAGGAAAAACATTATTAGCAAAAGCAGTTGCTGGTGAAGCCGGAGTTCCTTTTTTCTCTTTATCTGGTTCAGATTTTGTAGAAATGTTTGTTGGTGTTGGCGCCTCTAGAGTTAGAGATTTATTTAAACAAGCGGCACAAAAATCTCCTTCCATTATTTTTATCGATGAAATTGATGCTATTGGAAGAGCGCGTGGTAAAAACAGCATGACAGGTGGTAATGATGAGCGAGAAAATACGCTGAATCAGCTATTAACAGAAATGGACGGTTTTGGTACAGATACCAACGTAATAGTAATTGCTGCTACCAACAGAGCAGATGTATTAGATAGTGCATTAATGAGAGCAGGTCGTTTTGATAGACAAATTTATGTAGACCTACCAAACATAAACGAACGTAAAGAAATTTTTGATGTTCACATTAAACCTTTAAAACTTGCCGATGATGTTAATGTAGAATTCTTAGCACAACAAACACCTGGATTTTCGGGTGCAGATATCGCTAACATGTGTAACGAGTCTGCATTGATTGCTGCTAGAAACGGAAAACAATCTATACACCACCAAGACTTTTTAGATGCAGTTGATAGAATAGTTGGCGGTTTAGAAAAGAAAAACAAAGTTATTACACCGAAAGAGAAAAAAGTAATAGCATTTCATGAAGCAGGACATGCAACTATTAGCTGGATGTTAGAACATGCAGCACCATTGGTAAAAGTAACCATTGTACCTCGTGGCCAATCTTTAGGTGCCGCATGGTATTTACCTGCAGAAAGAATGATTGTTCAAACAGAACAAATGTTAGATGAAATGTGTGCTACATTGGGAGGTAGAGCCGCAGAAAAAATAATTTTTAATAAAATTTCTACCGGTGCTTTAAGTGATTTAGAGAAAGTTACCAAACAAGCAAGAGCAATGGTAACCGTTTATGGCTTAAATGACCAAGTAGGAAATATAACGTATTACGATTCTTCTGGTAACGATTCTTTTGTTAAACCATACAGCGAGGACACCGCAAAGACAATTGATGGTGAAATTTCTAAAATGATAGAAGCACAATATGACAGAGCTCTAGAAATATTAGAAAAAAACAAAGAAAAATTAACTACATTAGCAGAATTACTTTTAGAAAAAGAAGTTATCTTTAAAGACGATTTAGAAAAAATATTTGGAAAGAGACCTTTTGAAGAAGAAGTAATAGAAAAAAAGAGTAAAATAATTGAAGAAAAAGAAGATATTGCTCCTGTTGCAGAAACACCAGAAGAATAA
- a CDS encoding biotin--[acetyl-CoA-carboxylase] ligase — MKIIKLNAIDSTNSFLKKLAQDSTQENGTIVLANEQLSGRGQMTTSWVSEPFKNLTFSFLFYFDRLLVSQQKYLNFATSLAVYQVLLEEGIPNLSIKWPNDILSANKKLCGILIENILKGSKISYSVIGIGLNVNQTEFPSSIGKVTSLKLLMGKEYELPSILEKISFRLNSLLSSLSKDTFEVLEKNYLNSLYKKNTTTMFKDNNGKLFMGIIRGISTTGKLQIEVANSEILEFQIKEISFL, encoded by the coding sequence TTGAAAATAATCAAACTTAATGCCATCGACTCTACCAATTCTTTTTTAAAGAAATTGGCGCAAGATTCTACCCAAGAAAATGGTACTATTGTTTTGGCAAATGAGCAATTAAGTGGTCGTGGTCAGATGACAACTAGTTGGGTTTCTGAGCCTTTTAAAAACCTGACTTTTAGCTTTTTGTTTTATTTTGACAGACTTTTAGTATCGCAACAAAAGTATTTAAATTTTGCTACTTCATTGGCTGTTTACCAAGTGCTTTTAGAGGAAGGAATTCCTAATTTATCTATCAAGTGGCCTAACGACATTCTGTCAGCAAATAAAAAATTATGTGGCATATTGATAGAAAATATTTTAAAAGGTTCTAAAATTTCTTATTCAGTTATTGGTATTGGTTTAAATGTGAATCAAACAGAATTTCCAAGTAGTATAGGTAAAGTTACATCGCTAAAATTATTGATGGGTAAAGAGTACGAATTACCATCTATTTTAGAAAAAATATCTTTTCGTTTAAATAGTTTGTTATCCTCTTTATCGAAAGATACATTCGAAGTTTTAGAAAAGAATTATTTAAATTCACTTTATAAAAAAAATACCACTACTATGTTTAAAGATAATAATGGTAAATTGTTTATGGGGATTATACGGGGAATTTCTACTACCGGAAAACTGCAAATAGAAGTAGCTAATAGCGAAATATTAGAGTTTCAAATTAAAGAAATTTCTTTTCTTTAA
- the pyrE gene encoding orotate phosphoribosyltransferase produces the protein MNLNKDTAKKTAELLLQIKAIKLNPTSPFKWASGWNSPIYCDNRVTLSYPPVRVFLKEEIAKIVEKEYGKPDVIAGVATGAIAIGILVAQELGVPFIYVRPEPKKHGRKNQIEGHLESGQNVVVIEDLISTGKSSLNAVDALKEAGAVVKGMVAIFSYGFEVASKNFEEKNLNLVTLSNYENLLEQALDSSYITEKEVVALKEWRENPSTWKQ, from the coding sequence ATGAATTTAAACAAAGATACGGCAAAAAAAACAGCTGAACTTTTATTGCAAATAAAGGCGATAAAGTTAAATCCTACGAGTCCATTTAAATGGGCTTCTGGTTGGAACTCTCCTATTTATTGCGACAATAGAGTTACGCTTTCATATCCTCCAGTTCGTGTTTTCTTGAAAGAAGAAATTGCAAAAATTGTTGAGAAAGAATATGGAAAACCAGATGTAATTGCTGGTGTTGCCACAGGTGCAATTGCTATTGGTATTTTGGTTGCGCAAGAGTTAGGTGTTCCCTTTATATATGTTAGGCCAGAACCAAAAAAGCATGGTCGCAAAAACCAAATTGAAGGACATCTCGAAAGCGGACAAAATGTGGTAGTAATTGAAGATTTGATTAGTACTGGTAAAAGTAGTTTAAATGCAGTTGATGCATTAAAAGAAGCCGGTGCAGTAGTGAAGGGAATGGTGGCTATATTTTCTTACGGGTTTGAGGTTGCTTCTAAAAACTTTGAAGAAAAGAACTTAAATTTAGTTACTCTAAGCAATTACGAAAATCTTTTAGAGCAAGCCTTAGATAGTAGCTACATTACCGAAAAAGAAGTTGTAGCGCTAAAAGAGTGGAGAGAAAACCCAAGTACCTGGAAACAATAA